A stretch of Lathyrus oleraceus cultivar Zhongwan6 chromosome 6, CAAS_Psat_ZW6_1.0, whole genome shotgun sequence DNA encodes these proteins:
- the LOC127090945 gene encoding protein CANDIDATE G-PROTEIN COUPLED RECEPTOR 7, with the protein MDKTTITTVVSLITILFLSITPPSTAEIKSLTITSDTRPMILLEKFGFTHTGHVRIAVSEVSVAASGSQPDPSRLGFFLLSEESLLQVLIEIQQNPSFCVLDSRYITRLFTFRDLSPPPTASFNRSYPVTSPNEFSLFFSNCAPETSVSMAVRTELFNLDADGSSDYLSAGQTQLPSLYFLFSIVYFGFFGVWLYVCYNNKLSVHRIHLLMATLLLMKALNLICAAEDKHYVKITGTPHGWDVLFYIFQFIRVVLLFTVIVLIGTGWSFLKPFLQEREKKVLMVVIPLQVLANLASVIIGETGPFIKDWVTWNQVFLLVDIICCCAIIFPIVWSIKSLRETSKTDGKAARNLAKLTLFRQFYIVVIGYLYFTRIVVFALKTITAYKYRWVSNLAEEGASLVFYIVMFYMFMPVEKNEYFVLDDEEEEAAEIALKEEEFEL; encoded by the coding sequence ATGGACAAAACGACGATCACCACCGTCGTTTCACTCATCACAATTCTCTTCCTCTCAATCACACCTCCATCAACGGCTGAGATCAAATCTCTCACCATAACCTCCGATACCCGACCCATGATCCTATTAGAGAAATTCGGGTTCACGCACACCGGCCACGTCCGGATCGCCGTATCGGAAGTCTCCGTCGCCGCCTCCGGATCACAGCCGGATCCATCTCGTCTCGGATTCTTCCTCCTCAGCGAAGAATCGCTTCTTCAAGTCCTAATTGAGATCCAACAAAACCCTAGCTTCTGCGTTCTCGATTCACGTTACATCACGCGTCTCTTCACTTTCCGTGACCTCTCACCTCCTCCCACGGCGTCGTTTAACCGTTCTTACCCCGTTACATCTCCGAATGAGTTCAGTCTCTTCTTCTCTAACTGTGCGCCTGAAACCTCCGTTTCCATGGCGGTTCGCACCGAGCTTTTCAACCTCGACGCCGATGGTTCCTCTGATTATCTCTCCGCCGGTCAAACACAGTTGCCTTCTCTCTActttctcttctccatcgtttACTTCGGTTTCTTTGGTGTATGGTTATATGTCTGTTACAACAACAAACTCTCCGTTCACCGGATCCATCTCCTCATGGCAACTCTCCTCCTCATGAAAGCTCTTAATCTTATCTGCGCAGCCGAGGATAAACACTACGTCAAGATCACCGGAACTCCACACGGTTGGGATGTTCTCTTTTACATCTTCCAGTTCATTCGTGTGGTGTTGCTTTTCACCGTCATTGTATTGATTGGCACCGGATGGTCATTCCTCAAACCATTCCTGCAGGAAAGGGAGAAGAAGGTTCTCATGGTTGTTATTCCTCTTCAGGTTTTGGCAAATCTGGCTTCGGTTATAATTGGTGAAACCGGTCCTTTTATCAAGGATTGGGTTACATGGAATCAGGTTTTCTTGCTTGTTGATATCATTTGTTGTTGTGCAATCATTTTTCCTATTGTATGGTCGATTAAATCACTTAGGGAAACATCCAAGACTGATGGAAAAGCTGCTAGGAATCTCGCAAAGCTAACACTTTTCAGGCAGTTTTATATTGTTGTTATTGGTTACCTTTACTTCACACGCATTGTTGTTTTTGCTCTCAAAACCATCACTGCTTATAAGTATAGGTGGGTTAGTAATCTTGCTGAGGAGGGTGCTAGTCTTGTCTTTTACATTGTCATGTTTTACATGTTTATGCCTGTGGAGAAGAATGAGTATTTTGTGCTTGATGATGAGG